The Dreissena polymorpha isolate Duluth1 unplaced genomic scaffold, UMN_Dpol_1.0 chrUn042, whole genome shotgun sequence region ACTTATTAGACCTGTTGCCTTCTTGCAAACATTTATACTACACAATAAGGAATGTACCGTTATAGTTGTTTTGTCGTCTTTAAGTAAGTAATTGTTTTATGAGCCAATCCTTCCTcgcaattattaaaagaaactgGAATATAAACTCACAAAAAAATCAGAATAATACTATATGATAATGATTACAAAAATAACTGataataacacataatgtaatgcCTTAACAGATCTTTAGTCAGCAATACGTCTGTGTAAATATATACGAGGCAAACGTTTAGGAAACATGTATAGCACATGTTGTTAAGAAAATTAGTTTTCACTAAAAGAACTCGTCTAAAAATACTTCCGTTCAAACTGATTTTTGTATAAGAACCTATATTTTTCGTTTTTGTTtctgtaacagtgaccttgaccccagtggccCAAAATCTAATCCATTGCTAGACCTGCATAAAACCgacatacacacacaatttcagcacaatatcTCTGTCATAATTTAAACTACTGAATGCAGACTTAATATTTTAGAAAACGTGATATAAACCTTGATCCAATTTGCGTCGAATACAACCTCACTCTATCTAAACCAGAGAATTACGCAGAGGCAATTACGTCCAActggaaaaatatatataaacatgaaaaACAGAATAAACCTAACAGAAGTCATGTTTACTATGTCATCCaggaaatatatttaatatgttaaatattttttatatgtatatacatctCTAATATGCCATGACATAAGTAGAAGTTTATGTCTACAAACAGCGTTAATGttatttacatgtgtatgtacgTACATACATTGAATGTTcactttttgtttatttagaGTTCATTACACTTTTCTATTAAAAGacaaaaatgaaacaattattgcCACAACATAACAAAATAGGTAAAAGTAAaaatttaaaacgaaaaacttcactcgtaaaaaaaatatttgtatctgCAACTGCACAAACATACAGTAGTGTAACATTACGTGCTACGTAATTCTGattcatattttcaattttgaagaCATAACATATAATTACAAATtctattaaatacatgtttatgccGCTATTCCACTCTAAACACGAGGATGTTACCCTTGTATTTATTTCCCACAATAATGGAGGAAGTgatgctgctgtagcagactgaaaGTGGATTCTCCACCCCATCCATCCTTGTAGCAAGAGTGGACAGCTTCCTCCCTCCGTCACTGTCCATCTGTATTATATTGTGGGAATTGACTCCACAGACAAGCACCTGGCCTGCAGAGGTCACAAGCAAACCCTCTGGTGTCAGTAGTTCTGGATCTGTGAAGGTGACAAGGACTGTTCCATCCATGGCCACCGTTAGCAGCTGATAGCGGCATGTTATATACAGCTTGTCCCCTGACGGACTAACAGCGCAGTTGTTGACTACAATAGTAGCATCAATTTATTGaattaacttaaatatacaaTAGCCTTTATAAACAGAATGCAATGATACTGTATTGTATaggttttttaataaatatgcaataaagtaatttaaatatatgagtataa contains the following coding sequences:
- the LOC127863820 gene encoding uncharacterized protein LOC127863820 produces the protein MLNQQYQVVSYCDVTSVPRKMCTITSSEVAVAIDNLFKPHVQFITVNTSQLVTSRKFQLQHRCICIAHHQGDLYISSLDAIYKYSLSGKLIRTLYDDIYGGFTVNNCAVSPSGDKLYITCRYQLLTVAMDGTVLVTFTDPELLTPEGLLVTSAGQVLVCGVNSHNIIQMDSDGGRKLSTLATRMDGVENPLSVCYSSITSSIIVGNKYKGNILVFRVE